The Ferrovibrio sp. MS7 sequence CCATCATTGATGAAATTCGGGCAAAATACCCCGCCGACTATTTCCGCGACTGAAGCGCCCGCCCCCCAAACAGAGTTTGCCATGAGCCATCACCAGCATTTCTCCGCCAGCTACAAACTGGCGCGGGCCAAGTTCCTTGCCGCCGCCCAGGCTGCGAATGCCGCGATTGAAAGCCTGCCGCATCCGCTGAAGGGCTATGAAGGCGAGGATCTCGCCGCCGATATCGCCTGGATCGGGCCGCGCGATGCGCAGAATGTGCTGGTCACGGTCAGCGGCACCCATGGCATCGAGGGCTATTACGGCTCCGGCATCCAGGTCGGCTGGCTCAACGAGGGCCATTACAAGAATCTGCCGGCCAACACCGCGCTGCTGCTGCTCCATGGCTCCAATCCCTATGGCTTCTCCTGGGGCCGGCGGGTGAATGAAGACAACATGGACATCAACCGCAACTTCATCGCCTTCGAACGCGGCGCGGTGCCGCCGAAGAATCCGGCCTATGCCGAAGTGCATCCCTGGCTGGTGCCTGAGCAATGGAACGATGCCGCGATTGCCGAAGTGCAGGCGCAGCTCAAAAGCTATTACGAGCGTGTCGGGGCGAAGGCGGCGAATGCGGCGATTGTCGGCGGCCAGCACAGCCATGCCGATGGCATCTTCTATGGTGGCACCGGGCCCTGCTGGTCGCACCGCATGATCCAGGATGTCTGCGCGCGGTATCTCAAAAATGCCAAGCGCATCGCGGTGATCGATTTCCATACCGGGCTCGGGCCGTTCGGCTATTCCGAACTGATCTGCCGCCATGCGCCGGGCTCGGAACCGCTGCAACTGGCGCGCGCCTGGTGGGGCGATGCCGTCACCTCGCCGGAAATGGGCCAGTCGGATTCGCCGATCATCGAAGGCAACCTGCGCATGGGCATCGCGCGCTTCTGCGAGCCGGCGGTGACGGTGGCGGTGAATATCGAAGTCGGCACGCTGCCCTCCGAGCAGGTGCGGCTCTCGGTGATCGCCGATAACTGGCTGCATCTCAAGGGCGAGGTGTTCTCGGCGCAGGGCCAGGCGATCAAGCGCCAGATCCGCGCCGCCTTCTACCCGGAAAATCCGGCCTGGGCCGATATCTGCTATCCGCGCGCCGTCGAAATCCAGCGCCAGGCACTCGCGGGGCTGACGGGTTAAATCATCACTCAGCCATTCTGGCGCGGCGGTGTGGCGGTGCCGCTGCGGCGGTCCTCGCGGGCTT is a genomic window containing:
- a CDS encoding M14 family metallopeptidase; the protein is MSHHQHFSASYKLARAKFLAAAQAANAAIESLPHPLKGYEGEDLAADIAWIGPRDAQNVLVTVSGTHGIEGYYGSGIQVGWLNEGHYKNLPANTALLLLHGSNPYGFSWGRRVNEDNMDINRNFIAFERGAVPPKNPAYAEVHPWLVPEQWNDAAIAEVQAQLKSYYERVGAKAANAAIVGGQHSHADGIFYGGTGPCWSHRMIQDVCARYLKNAKRIAVIDFHTGLGPFGYSELICRHAPGSEPLQLARAWWGDAVTSPEMGQSDSPIIEGNLRMGIARFCEPAVTVAVNIEVGTLPSEQVRLSVIADNWLHLKGEVFSAQGQAIKRQIRAAFYPENPAWADICYPRAVEIQRQALAGLTG